The Hypanus sabinus isolate sHypSab1 unplaced genomic scaffold, sHypSab1.hap1 scaffold_412, whole genome shotgun sequence genome includes a window with the following:
- the LOC132388789 gene encoding oocyte zinc finger protein XlCOF6-like: MAHQQVHTRERPFTCSVCEKRFTQLSNLQSHQRVHTGEKPFTCSVCGKGFTLSSTLLVHQRVHTGEKLFTCSDCGKGFTLSSRLLVHQQIHTGEKPFTCSVCGKRFTHLSQLQSHQRVHTGEKPFTCSECGKRFTDSSTLQRHQRVHTGEKPFTCSVCGKGFSQSSELQKHHPAHTGEKPFNCSDCGKRFTHSSTLQRHQQVHTEEKPLTCLVCGKTFTQLSHLHSHQRVHTGEKPFICSVCGKRFTQFSLLQRHQRVHTGEKPFTCSVCGKRFTHLSTLQRHQRVHTGEKPFTCSVCGKRFTHSSTLQRHQRVHTGEKPFTCSGCGKRFTHSSTLQRHQRVHTGEKSFTCSECGKRYTDSSTLQSHQRVHTGERPFTCSVCGKGFTWSSDLRSHHRVHTGVKPFTCSVCGKRFTQLSNLQSHQRVHTGEKPFTCSECGKRFTLLSHLQRHQRIHTGEKPFTCSECGKRFTDSSTLQRHQRIHTGEKPFACSECGKRFTDSSTLQRHQRIHTGEKPFTCSECGKGFTQSSDLQKHHPVHTGEKPFTCSVCQKRFTQSSTLQSHQRVHTGEKPFTCSVCQKRFTQSSTLQSHQRVHTGEKPFTCSVCRRGFTQSYTLQSHQRDHTVEKPFTCSVCGKRFTHSYNLQRHQRVHTGERPFTCSECGKGFTQSSHLQSHQRVHTGVKPFTCSVCGKGFTQSFTLQRHQRVHTRERPFTC; encoded by the coding sequence atggctcaccagcaagttcacaccagggagcggccgtttacctgctcagtctgtgagaagagatttactcagttatccaacctacagagtcaccagcgagttcacactggggagaagccattcacgtgctcagtctgtgggaaaggattcactctgtcatccactctgctggtacatcagcgagttcacactggggagaagctgttcacctgctcagactgtggaaagggattcacactgtcatcccgcctactggtacatcagcaaattcacactggggagaagccgttcacctgctcagtctgtggaaagagattcacacatTTATCCCAACTAcaaagtcaccagcgagttcacactggggagaagccattcacctgctcagaatgtgggaagagattcactgactcttccaccctacagagacatcagcgagttcacactggggagaagccattcacctgctcagtctgtgggaaaggattcagtcagtcatccgaACTGCAGAAACACCATCCAgcacacactggggagaagccgttcaactgctcagactgtgggaagagattcactcactcatccaccctacagagacaccagcaagttcacacagaGGAGAAGCCATTGACctgcttagtctgtgggaagacattcactcagttatcccacctacatagtcaccagcgagttcacactggggagaaaccgttcatctgctcagtctgtgggaagagattcactcagttttccctcctacagagacaccagcgagttcacactggggagaagccgttcacatgctcagtctgtgggaagagattcactcatttatccaccctacagagacaccagcgagttcacactggggagaagccgttcacatgctcagtctgtgggaagagattcactcattcatccaccctacagagacaccagcgagttcacactggggagaagccgttcacatgctcaggctgtgggaagagattcactcattcatccaccctacagagacatcagcgagttcacactggggagaagtcattcacctgctcagaatgtgggaagagatacactgactcttccaccctacagagtcatcagcgagttcacactggggagaggccgttcacctgctcagtgtgtgggaaaggattcacttggtcatccgaCTTACGGAGTCAtcaccgagttcacactggggtgaagccattcacctgctcagtctgtgggaagagattcactcagttatcaaacctacagagtcaccagcgagttcacactggggagaagccgttcacctgttcagaatgtgggaagagattcactctgttatcccacctacagagacaccagcgaattcacactggggagaagccgttcacctgttcagaatgtgggaagagattcactgactcttccaccctacagagacaccagcgaattcacactggggagaagccgttcgcctgttcagaatgtgggaagagattcactgactcttccaccctacagagacaccagcgaattcacactggggagaaaccattcacctgctcagaatgtgggaaaggattcactcagtcatctgacctgcagaaacaccatccagtacacactggggagaagccgttcacctgctcagtctgtcagaagagattcactcagtcatccaccctacagagtcaccaacgagttcacactggggagaagccgttcacctgctcagtctgtcagaagagattcactcagtcatccaccctacagagtcaccaacgagttcacactggggagaagccgttcacctgctcagtctgtcggaggggattcactcagtcatacaccctacagagtcaccagcgagatcacactgtggagaagccgttcacctgctcagtctgtgggaagagattcactcactcttacaacctacagagacaccagcgagttcatactggggagaggccattcacctgctcagaatgtgggaagggattcactcagtcatctcacctacagagtcatcagcgagttcacactggggtgaagccgttcacctgctcagtctgtgggaagggattcactcagtcattcaccctacagagacatcagcgagttcacactagagagaggccattcacctgctga